In one window of Chloroflexota bacterium DNA:
- the queG gene encoding tRNA epoxyqueuosine(34) reductase QueG has product MSNISARLKARARELGFAFCGITSPDPPPHLDEYEQWLADGLHGEMAYLATGRARQRRADPRLILPTCKSIVVVALPYQRGNEVGPIAAYALGDDYHDVIPPRLSQLVDWLEAEVGHPIAHKIYTDTGPILERELAQRAGLGWIGKNSMLINPKAGSYFLLGEALIDLELPSDPPFTVDHCGTCTRCIEACPTDAILNNRTLDARRCISYLTIELKGAIPEDLGDAMGGWIFGCDICQAVCPWNVRFADSLPPEPALAPRRPPPTLIEELSLSPEQFNAKFKGSPIKRTKRRGYLRNVAVALGNRGDEKAVSALKKCRDETDERLVREHVERSLRKLYAIRQ; this is encoded by the coding sequence TTGTCAAACATCTCTGCCCGTCTAAAAGCCCGCGCCCGCGAACTGGGCTTTGCCTTTTGCGGCATTACCTCGCCCGACCCGCCGCCTCACCTCGACGAATACGAACAGTGGCTTGCGGACGGCTTGCACGGCGAGATGGCTTATCTCGCAACCGGGCGCGCCCGCCAGCGCCGCGCCGACCCGCGCTTGATCCTGCCCACTTGCAAAAGCATCGTCGTCGTCGCCCTGCCCTATCAACGGGGCAATGAAGTTGGGCCAATCGCCGCTTACGCCCTCGGCGACGATTACCACGATGTGATCCCGCCCCGCCTCAGCCAACTCGTTGACTGGCTTGAGGCTGAAGTCGGCCACCCCATCGCTCACAAAATCTACACCGACACCGGCCCGATCCTGGAGCGCGAACTGGCCCAGCGCGCCGGGCTGGGCTGGATCGGCAAGAACTCGATGCTCATCAACCCAAAGGCCGGGTCGTACTTCCTCCTCGGCGAAGCGTTGATTGACCTTGAGCTTCCATCCGACCCGCCCTTCACTGTTGATCACTGCGGAACCTGCACGCGCTGTATCGAGGCTTGCCCGACCGACGCGATTCTTAACAACCGGACGCTTGACGCGCGCCGTTGTATTTCCTATTTGACTATCGAACTCAAAGGCGCGATCCCGGAAGACTTGGGCGACGCAATGGGCGGCTGGATTTTCGGCTGTGATATTTGCCAGGCGGTTTGCCCGTGGAACGTTCGTTTTGCCGACTCGCTTCCCCCCGAACCGGCGCTTGCCCCCCGCCGTCCGCCGCCGACTCTCATCGAGGAACTTTCACTCAGCCCGGAGCAGTTCAACGCCAAGTTCAAAGGCAGTCCCATCAAACGGACGAAGCGGCGCGGCTATTTGCGAAACGTGGCCGTGGCCCTGGGCAACCGCGGGGATGAGAAGGCGGTTTCGGCCCTGAAAAAATGCCGCGATGAAACGGACGAGCGGCTGGTGCGCGAACATGTAGAACGGTCTTTACGCAAACTTTACGCGATCAGGCAATAA
- a CDS encoding Glu/Leu/Phe/Val dehydrogenase, which yields MAETNPYQNALAQYDKAVAHLNLKRGIVEHLRYPKRELTVNFPVKMDSGDVKVFTGFRVHHNTALGPTKGGIRYHQDVTLDEMRALAMWMTWKCSLMGLPYGGAKGGVIVDPKTLSAQEIETLTRRYATEISILMNPQSDVPAPDVGTNGQIMAWIMDTYSMHHGFSMPAVVTGKPIEIGGSQGRIEATGRGVMVTAREAMKHLNLPIEGTTTAVQGFGNVGSIAARTAHEMGMTVVAVTDVTGGVYNKNGLDIPALIRYLGETRSVVGFPGVDTITNDELLALKVDLLIPAALENQSTSANANNVKCKVLAEGANGPTTPEADNILNDKGVFIIPDVLCNGGGVVVSYFEWVQDLQSFFWEEVEINKQLERHVTKAFKDVLATAQRLKIDNRTAAQTLAIKRVADATLIRGIYP from the coding sequence ATGGCCGAAACCAACCCGTATCAAAACGCGCTGGCGCAGTACGACAAAGCCGTCGCCCACCTCAACCTCAAGCGCGGCATCGTCGAGCACCTGCGCTACCCCAAACGAGAGCTGACCGTTAACTTCCCGGTGAAGATGGACAGTGGTGACGTCAAAGTCTTCACCGGGTTTCGCGTCCACCACAACACCGCTCTTGGCCCCACCAAAGGCGGCATCCGCTACCACCAGGACGTGACCCTCGACGAAATGCGGGCGCTGGCAATGTGGATGACGTGGAAATGCTCGCTCATGGGCCTGCCCTACGGCGGCGCGAAAGGCGGCGTCATCGTTGATCCCAAGACTCTCTCGGCGCAGGAAATCGAAACCCTCACCCGCCGCTACGCTACTGAAATCTCCATCCTCATGAACCCGCAAAGCGACGTGCCCGCCCCCGACGTGGGCACCAACGGCCAGATCATGGCCTGGATCATGGACACCTACTCCATGCATCACGGCTTCTCCATGCCCGCCGTCGTCACCGGCAAGCCGATAGAAATCGGCGGCTCGCAAGGCCGCATCGAGGCTACCGGGCGCGGAGTGATGGTGACCGCCCGCGAAGCCATGAAACACTTGAACCTGCCGATTGAAGGAACGACCACCGCCGTGCAGGGATTCGGCAACGTCGGCTCGATAGCGGCCCGCACCGCCCACGAAATGGGGATGACGGTCGTGGCCGTCACCGATGTGACCGGCGGCGTCTACAACAAAAACGGACTCGACATCCCGGCCCTGATCCGCTACCTGGGCGAGACTCGCTCCGTCGTCGGCTTCCCCGGCGTAGACACGATCACCAACGACGAACTGCTGGCCCTCAAAGTTGATCTGCTCATCCCCGCCGCGCTGGAGAATCAAAGCACCTCCGCCAACGCCAACAATGTGAAATGCAAAGTGCTGGCCGAGGGCGCCAACGGCCCCACCACCCCCGAAGCCGACAACATCCTCAACGACAAAGGCGTCTTCATCATCCCCGACGTGTTGTGCAACGGCGGCGGCGTGGTAGTGAGTTACTTCGAGTGGGTGCAGGATTTGCAATCGTTCTTCTGGGAAGAAGTCGAGATCAACAAGCAATTGGAGCGGCACGTGACCAAAGCCTTCAAGGACGTGCTGGCCACTGCCCAGCGCCTCAAGATTGACAATCGTACCGCCGCCCAAACCCTGGCCATCAAGCGCGTGGCCGACGCCACCCTGATTCGCGGCATCTACCCATAA